In Pirellulales bacterium, the genomic window ACGTCGACGCGTCCGCCGGTGAGGACCGATTTGAAGCTATCGAGTAATCCCATGAACTTTCCCGCGGGGCACGTCTTGCAGACGGATGAACGCCTACGAGTTCACTCTAGGCCGAGAAGCAAAGGCCAGCAAGGCGGCAGGCCACCGGCACGGACGGATGAGCCTATTTGCCGCAGAAGTCGATGGTCCGCGCGATTTCGCTCTTCAGGTCCGAGCGGCGGACGATGCGATCGACGAAGCCATGTTCCAGGAGAAATTCGCTGGTCTGGAATCCCTTGGGCAGCTCGATGCGAATCGCAGCTTGGATGACGCGCGGGCCGGCGAAGCCGATCAAGGCCCGGGGTTCGGCAAAGATGACATCTCCCAGCGAGGCAAAGCTGGCCGCCACGCCCCCCATGGTCGGATTGGTCAGCACGGAAATGAACAAACCACCCGCGGCGTCGAAGCGCGCCAGGGCGGCCGACACTTTGGCCATTTGCATGAGCGACATTATGCCCTCATGCATGCGCGCCCCGCCCCCTGAACCACTGACGATGATCAGGGGCAAATGCTCGACTGTGGCCCGTTCGATGGTCCGCGTCAGCTTCTCGCCGACGACGGCACCCATGCTGCCCATGATGAAGGCCGAGTCAGTAACGCCGAACGCCACGCGACGGGCACGAATCATGCCTGAGCCCACCACGGCCGCGTCACGCAATCCGGTACGGGCCTGCTCCTCTTTCAATCGTTCGCGGTAAGGCTTCTTATCGGCGAAGCCGAGTGGATCGACCGGTTCGAGCTCTCCGAACCACTCCTCGAACGTCCCTTCGTCGAGCAACTGCCGGATGCGCTCCTGGGCGGGAACGTACCAGTGATAGTCGCATTCGGGACAGACCCCCATCCGCTTGTCGGCTTCCTTGCGGAAAATCGTCCGCTGGCAGCCTGGGCAACGCTTCCACAGCCCTTCGGGCACGCCGCGCTTGGGGTGTTTAACGCTGGGCTGCTCGGCCTGAACGTCAGACTTCCCGGTGCTCAAGGGAACGCTCCCAAGCGTCGATGGCGTAGTTTCTGGGGTCATAACTGCTGCCAATCGTATCAGGTTCACTCAACTGTGTAATCCCGAGTATCGCCTGTTGCGGAAGCGGGAAAAAGTGCCCTTTGGCAGCCATTTCGGGCCGAAGGCGGGCTTTCTGGGCGACTGTGCCCCCCGCGAGAGAGGGCCACGGTTCGCAGACTCGAACGTCGATCGGGCGCTTAGATGCCGCACGACCGGTTCTACGTGACATTCTCAGGCGAGATTTCCAACATTTGCCAATCACCGTGCCCCGCGGCGGCCTGCCAGAGGTCGCCGACCTTCGCGTGGGACAGCCGGGCCTTTACGAGCGATGCTAGTGGCTCGGGGATGACGATCGCAATGACCCCGTCGCGATGTTTTTTCAGCAGTTTTTCGAGCACCTGATCGACTCGGTCGGTCGCTTCGCCGAGCGTTTCGCCTTGCGGAGGGCGGACCGACTCGGGCTGGTCTTGCCATTGCCGATAGACGGTGGGTTGGCGTCGTTTGACCTCGTCGATGCATAGCCCCTGCCACAGGCCGTGGTTGAGATTCTGCATGCCGCGTAGCGGCTTAAGCTTAACGTCTAGCCCCTCGGCGATGGCTGTGGCCGTGGCCTGGGCCGGTTGGCAAATCGAACAATAAACCGCACTGATCGAGCGATCGGCCAATTCCTTGGTCAACCGCGCGACCTCGTCTTTGCCGTGTTCGTTCAGAGGGACGTCGAGCGTGCCTTGAATTCTTCCCTGGTCGCAATAGTCGGTAGTACCGGGGCGGATCAAGATGATTTGCAGCATGTTGGTTTTTTGTATCTCGAACTGGTTGCGTGGACAACGAGCAGGACAATCGCCCACGGCTCGGTCGTCGTTCGTTATGCCTGTCGCGCACTGGCGCGGGCCTTCTCTTTCAAATTCCCAATCGCGGCCCGGTAGTCTTTTGCCCGAAAGATACCGGAACCCACCGAGTAGAGTTGCGCGCCGGCCGCCGAGGCGGCGGCGATGGTTTCTTCATGGATGCCGCCGTCGATCTCTAATAGCGGCACCGGATGCTTGCCCTCGCGCAGCGCGCGCAGTTTCTCGAGCGCCACGGGCTCGAATGCCTGGCCGCCGTAGCCGGGATTCACGCTCATCACCAGCACCGTATCGCAAAAGGGCAGGCAGGGTTCGATGGCCGTTAGCGGTGTCGCAGGGTTGAAGGCCAGTCCGGCCGCGGCGCCTTGGGCGCGAATCTGCTTGAGGACGGCGGCGGCGTCCTTCGTGGCTTCGACGTGGATCGTGACCAGATTGGCGCCCGCCTTGATGAAGCGTTCGACATACCTTTCTGGTCGGTCGATCATCAGGTGTGTCTCGAGCGGCAGCTTCGTCAGCTTGCGCACCGTCTCAACGACGATAAAACCGTACGAAATATTATCGACGAACTCGCCGTCCATCACGTCCAGATGCAACGCCGGAACGCCCGCTGCTTCGACGCGCGCCACCTCGTCGGCCAGATGGCCGAAGTCGCACATTAAAAGCGACGGTAACACGCCAGGCAGCGACGCGCGCAATTGTTCGATTACAAATTCAGGGGTCATACGCATAGGCGCATAGAGCGAACACGCGGGATGTGTTCGGGAAGTGCCGGAGGCCGATCCTGCTCGATAGATCACCGGGCACACGTCATGGTGCGCCCGCCGACGGGAGGCAATTCGGGGCAGTTAGTACACTGTGCAGGAGCCGGCGTGAACCGTCCAGAGTGAGGTCGCACGCGAACTATCATGGCCTCGCACCGAAGTGATTCTAGCAGATTGCACACTTGGTTGTCTGCGCGGGTCCCCTGACAGATGTGCAAACCCCACGGCGATAAAGGGTTACGCCGGTGAAGTAGCACGAAGAAACCCACCCGGCGTAGAAATTCGCTTGCTAGCACCGATTTACGGGTGCTTTTAAGTCGTCGGGCGCTCGGAAAGACGCCCTACCGCTCGTCGACTTCCTGGCTGCGCGGCAGGTCTTCGAGGCTATCCAGCCCGAAAAGCTGCAAAAACCGTCCTGTCGTCGAATACCGCGACTGGCGCGGTCTTTCCGTGGAACGCTCGACCTTTAGTAGCTGCCGACGAACCAACTGCGACAAAATGGCACCGCTAGACCGGCCTCGCGTTTTGGCGATTTCGTCACTGCTAATCGAGCCGTTGTAGGCCACCAGGGCCAGGACTTCGATGGCCGCTTGCGACAGCCGTGCCTGGCGCGCGCGCCCCAACACGCGTTGCCGTGCGCTGGCGAACTCTGGCAACAACGTTAGTGCATAACCGGCCCCCCGGCTCTCGACCGCGTACGGACAGCCGTTGCGCCGATATTGCTCGTTCAAGTCGCGAATGATTTCGTCGACCTCGGCGGCGTTGACACCGCGCATCAACGAAGCCATCTGCTGACTGGTCAACGGTTCGTTTTGCGGATGCCCTACGAAAAGCATCGCCTCAACAATGCTGCGCGGGGTAACCTCAGGCCCGGGATCGGTCGATGCAACGGTGGCCGCGCCGGAGTTGACTGTTTCGGTCGGAGCTGCCATCGCGTAGGGATCTTCGCCGCGCGACAGCATCTCGGCGAATCCGGCCGTGAGGGCGTCGAGCGCCAGTCCCTCATCGTTTGGGTGCATCGGCGATTCGCTGCGAGATTCCATTCTTTAACTTCGCTGTTGTCTACGGCGTATGCGTCCGTCCTGCGCGACGATCCGCCGGGCCACGCCTTATGCTGTTGCCGTCACGCGCTTCTTCCATTCACGCTTCATGAAATTCAGACCATCGGTGGCCAACTGTTCTTCGGTCTTGAACATGCGCCGCCAGATCTTGGTCGCGGCGGCCAGCGCGGGCAATGCCATGCCGAAGGCCTCGATCATCAACCAGCCGTCGTAGCCCACTTCGTGCAGCGTGTCGAAGGTCTGGGCCCAGGGGATGTTCCCCTCGCCGGGCGTGCTGCGGTCATTCTCGGAAATATGCACATGCACCGTTTGAGCGGCGCAAGTGCGAATGGCCTCGATCGGGTCCTTTTCTTCGATATTGGCGTGGAAGGTGTCGTACATCATTCGGCATCGCGGATGGTCGACGTCCTTCACGAATCGCACTGTGTCGGCGGCGCTATTCAGCAAATAGCACTCGAAGCGATTCAGGTATTCAAGGGCCAGTGTAACGCCGCACGCCTCGGCATGTTCGGCGACTTGCCGCATGCTGTCGGCAGCCCATTTCCATTCGTCGCTAGTGGGGCTGGCACCTGAAAAATGTCCCAGCGCCGAGTGAAAGGGCCCGGCCATGATCGTCATCCCGGCAGCCTGGCAGCATTCCAGTGCCAACTTGTTGTTCGCGACGCCCGCGGCGCGAATTTTTGGATCGTTAGAGGCAGGATTATCGTCGACACCGCGACAGGTAACCGCCGTGCGCTCGAGTCCCATGTCGTCCAGCCACAGGCCGATCGCGGCGAACTTGTCGGGATTCAGATCGAAGACCGGCGCCTCGATGCCGTCGTAGCCCATCTTTTTGAGCTTTTCGACGATGGGACGATGCTCCTCGGTGAGGTTATCCGTCCACAAAAGCAGATTCATCCCAAACTTCATCGCTGGCTCCTGGTCGAATGATTCAGCCTGCCCGGCTCTCGGCGTCCGAGGCGGGGTACAGCAACTCCTGACGCCGGGCATCGACTTCGCGACGAGCCTCGGGCAGGAACTCGATCAAGCGTTCCGGCAAGGCCGGCAACCGCACGCGACGCATTACCTGGTTCAAACGGAACAACAGTTTGACATCGTCGCGGTAGTCCGACAAGAATCTCTCCCGCGCAAATAGTGGAATCATTCGGGCCAGCCGCTCGGCCGGTCGCGCGGCCATACGGTTTACGGCCAGTTGAACCAACGCCGGATCGACCTGCGTAACGGCCCCGTAGTACTGTTCCAGCCGTTCGGGCTCTCGCGCGATCAGCGAGGCGTCGAGCAGGATTTCAACCAGAATGTGCCCCAAAAAACTGGGCCGCATTCCCTCGTCCGGATCGAGTAGTTCCCGCAACCGGGCCGTGAATCGCCACGATAACTCGGCGAAAACGGCCGTCGTATGAAACCAGCCGTCGTCCGCGTGGTGTCGGGCGATTCCCCGGGCCAGGGCCGCCACGCGAGGATCCGCGTCAGCCGTCCACGGCGCCGCCTGCCGCGGCCTTACCCGCACGCCCCGATCCGAGACGTTTAACCAATCCGGCACTGCGGTCCCTGCCAGGAACCAGGGGTCATCGATAAACGCATAGCCGTGAGCAAAGTAGTTCATCGGCAACATTCTATGCCGAGCATCGGTATCGCGCAGCCCACCCGTGGCAACTTCTGCTGCACTGGCGAATCACGCGACTACGTCAATTGATTTCCACCCATTGGCCACTCTTGGCACTGGCCAGCACCGCATCGCAGACTTTTTGCGTCCGCAAACCCGAACGGAAATCAGGCTGCACGGGCTTGCCCGTTTCGAGGCTAGTCAGGAAATCGGCCAAGGCGTTGATGAATGTGTGCTCGTAACCGATCGTGCAGCCGGGGACCCACCATTTGTCCATGTACGGATGCTCGAAGTTGGTGACGTTGACGCGCTGCCAACCTGTCAGATGGCTTTCGATCTTGTCGCCTGTCTTCGGATCGGCGTATTTGAAGTATTGCAGGATGTGTGGATCTTCGAGGTCGAAGAAGACGCTACCCCGCTCGCCATTGAGCTCGAAAGTGTTGTAGTTCTTTCGGCCACGAGCGTAGCGCGTGCTTTCGAAGGTTCCCATCGAACCGTTCGCGAACAGAGCGAGGAACATGCAGGCGTCGTCGATCGACACGGGCTGCTTCTTGCCCGTCTCGACGTGAGTGCGTTCCTTGACGAATGTTTCGGTGGCGGCCGAGATGCGCTTGATCGGGCCGTTTAGCCATTCGGCCGTATCGATCGAATGGGCCAGCAGATCGCCGGTGACGCCCGAGCCCGCCACGGCCGCGTCCAGTCGCCACAGGGCCGCGCCTCCCTGCGGCACGTCGTCGGCAATGGTCCAATCTTGCAGGTATGTGGCCCGATAATGAAACGGGCGGCCGATGCGTCCTTCGTCGACGACTTGCTTGGCCAATGAAATTGCGGGCACCCGGCGGTAGTTGAACCAGACCATGTTGGGGATCTTGGCCTTTTCGACCGCGGCGACCATTTCTTCCCCTTCGGCCACGCTCATCGCCAGCGGCTTCTCGCAGAGGATCATCTTGCCCGCGGCCGCGGCGGCCAGCACGATCTCGCGATGCGTATTGTTCGGGCTGCCGATATCGATGACGTCGATGTCCTTGCGCTCGATCAGAAGCCGCCAGTCGGTCTCGTACGATTCGTAGCCCCAATTCTCGGCGAAGGCCTTGATCTTTTCCTCATTACGGGCGCAGCAGGCCTTGAGCACCGGCCGGTGTGCGTGCTTGTAGAACTGGCTGACCTGGCGGTAGGCATTGGAATGGGCACGGCCCATAAAGCCATAGCCGATCATGCCGATGTTTAAGGGCTTGGACATGGATGCTCCGAGCGTGAATGTCTAATGTCGAATGCGCTAATGTCTAAAGAAAGCAGAATGCAATAATGTCGAAGTCTTCGGCGGATTTTCGATGGGTGCGTTACTTGGGTGGTTTTGACCTGCGCTCGGTTCGAGGCACTCGCACTTTGCGATAAATTGTGGTGAATATCAAATGCAACTCTTTGGCCTCGCGCCACAGCCCGCGAATGGCGTCCTTCTGTTCAGGTAAAGCGGTCGCAAACATCCGTAGCCAGTGCTTCGATTCTCGGCATTCCCGTTTGCAAATACTGA contains:
- the accD gene encoding acetyl-CoA carboxylase, carboxyltransferase subunit beta — encoded protein: MSTGKSDVQAEQPSVKHPKRGVPEGLWKRCPGCQRTIFRKEADKRMGVCPECDYHWYVPAQERIRQLLDEGTFEEWFGELEPVDPLGFADKKPYRERLKEEQARTGLRDAAVVGSGMIRARRVAFGVTDSAFIMGSMGAVVGEKLTRTIERATVEHLPLIIVSGSGGGARMHEGIMSLMQMAKVSAALARFDAAGGLFISVLTNPTMGGVAASFASLGDVIFAEPRALIGFAGPRVIQAAIRIELPKGFQTSEFLLEHGFVDRIVRRSDLKSEIARTIDFCGK
- a CDS encoding histidine phosphatase family protein, with product MLQIILIRPGTTDYCDQGRIQGTLDVPLNEHGKDEVARLTKELADRSISAVYCSICQPAQATATAIAEGLDVKLKPLRGMQNLNHGLWQGLCIDEVKRRQPTVYRQWQDQPESVRPPQGETLGEATDRVDQVLEKLLKKHRDGVIAIVIPEPLASLVKARLSHAKVGDLWQAAAGHGDWQMLEISPENVT
- the rpe gene encoding ribulose-phosphate 3-epimerase, encoding MTPEFVIEQLRASLPGVLPSLLMCDFGHLADEVARVEAAGVPALHLDVMDGEFVDNISYGFIVVETVRKLTKLPLETHLMIDRPERYVERFIKAGANLVTIHVEATKDAAAVLKQIRAQGAAAGLAFNPATPLTAIEPCLPFCDTVLVMSVNPGYGGQAFEPVALEKLRALREGKHPVPLLEIDGGIHEETIAAASAAGAQLYSVGSGIFRAKDYRAAIGNLKEKARASARQA
- a CDS encoding SMC-Scp complex subunit ScpB, whose protein sequence is MESRSESPMHPNDEGLALDALTAGFAEMLSRGEDPYAMAAPTETVNSGAATVASTDPGPEVTPRSIVEAMLFVGHPQNEPLTSQQMASLMRGVNAAEVDEIIRDLNEQYRRNGCPYAVESRGAGYALTLLPEFASARQRVLGRARQARLSQAAIEVLALVAYNGSISSDEIAKTRGRSSGAILSQLVRRQLLKVERSTERPRQSRYSTTGRFLQLFGLDSLEDLPRSQEVDER
- a CDS encoding sugar phosphate isomerase/epimerase produces the protein MKFGMNLLLWTDNLTEEHRPIVEKLKKMGYDGIEAPVFDLNPDKFAAIGLWLDDMGLERTAVTCRGVDDNPASNDPKIRAAGVANNKLALECCQAAGMTIMAGPFHSALGHFSGASPTSDEWKWAADSMRQVAEHAEACGVTLALEYLNRFECYLLNSAADTVRFVKDVDHPRCRMMYDTFHANIEEKDPIEAIRTCAAQTVHVHISENDRSTPGEGNIPWAQTFDTLHEVGYDGWLMIEAFGMALPALAAATKIWRRMFKTEEQLATDGLNFMKREWKKRVTATA
- a CDS encoding Gfo/Idh/MocA family oxidoreductase, translated to MSKPLNIGMIGYGFMGRAHSNAYRQVSQFYKHAHRPVLKACCARNEEKIKAFAENWGYESYETDWRLLIERKDIDVIDIGSPNNTHREIVLAAAAAGKMILCEKPLAMSVAEGEEMVAAVEKAKIPNMVWFNYRRVPAISLAKQVVDEGRIGRPFHYRATYLQDWTIADDVPQGGAALWRLDAAVAGSGVTGDLLAHSIDTAEWLNGPIKRISAATETFVKERTHVETGKKQPVSIDDACMFLALFANGSMGTFESTRYARGRKNYNTFELNGERGSVFFDLEDPHILQYFKYADPKTGDKIESHLTGWQRVNVTNFEHPYMDKWWVPGCTIGYEHTFINALADFLTSLETGKPVQPDFRSGLRTQKVCDAVLASAKSGQWVEIN
- a CDS encoding four helix bundle protein codes for the protein MFGENVVRLMKETTVTPVTSPLTSQLIRAATSVGANYCEANDAGSKKELCYRISICKRECRESKHWLRMFATALPEQKDAIRGLWREAKELHLIFTTIYRKVRVPRTERRSKPPK